From a region of the Nitrospira sp. genome:
- a CDS encoding glycogen debranching N-terminal domain-containing protein → MARKADSPDRRSFDPNDSDFHIRAKDPDPSWIGRSSSKMSAQTRRGVSAISRRQFLRFSSLIAVPLSITVPSTAPGETSPFQPSDDRERRSSDLGDPRVGSSLANAVVIKNGNVCFVADADGMVPLTGGHGFGLYYHDCRFLSGYVVRLAGKLPVALSSAAACPVLAKFELTNPRVRTSDGEVLCQDAIGIAWQRVVDDARPALHDRFLIKNFGRRRAEFLLSFSFRAAFEDVYDVRDALSRTLGVLHPPTWRNGVLGFLYEGKDGFYRSLGIQFSPSVEVTGAQTAHIPIMLEPKESTDLRVSLLLAESRDPHDAQASVRRPSLPEKPDSEVPQASAVWSSTLPRIISDNLVLNKVIARSFVNLGLLRSQIDHLTFFAAGTPWFATLFGRDSLIAALQTLAYDPSVAEQTLRLLAKYQGRQENSWRDEEPGKILHELRMGEMARLGLIPQTPYYGSIDATPLFLILIGRHAAWTGSLDLFHELQDSVDRALVWLETTAHRYGHGYLAYMCRSEQSSANQGWKPLDNQGWKDSGEAIVNTDDSLAAPPIALVEVQGYVYRAKLAVAQLYERARDVTRAARLRREASDLRARFNRDFWIAERGFYAMALQGDGRPAAVISSNPGQALWSGIVEENKAKRTVDRLMSDEMFSGWGIRTLSEREQAYNPLGYHIGSVWPHDNSLIAMGFRRYGYDQAACRVFDGLLEAAMHFKSYRLPELFAGFSRSEYEVPVPYAAANPPQAWAAGAVPYLLEAVLGLVPEAFDRRLRIVRPTLPNPVDELHIQGMEVGPAQVDLRYERTRDGTVHVHVLKVDGALDVVVEQG, encoded by the coding sequence ATGGCACGAAAAGCTGACAGCCCTGACCGAAGGAGTTTCGATCCGAATGACAGCGACTTCCACATCAGAGCGAAAGATCCTGATCCGTCGTGGATTGGTCGAAGTTCCTCGAAGATGTCCGCTCAAACGCGAAGAGGGGTGTCTGCGATCTCACGCCGGCAGTTTCTTCGCTTTTCTTCGCTGATCGCCGTCCCGCTCTCAATCACCGTCCCCTCCACAGCTCCAGGCGAAACTTCACCCTTCCAGCCGTCTGATGATCGGGAACGCCGGTCGTCGGATCTCGGTGATCCTCGTGTCGGGAGTAGCTTGGCCAACGCCGTGGTCATCAAGAACGGCAACGTGTGCTTTGTCGCGGACGCGGACGGCATGGTGCCACTGACCGGTGGACATGGGTTCGGCTTGTATTATCATGATTGCCGGTTCCTCAGTGGATACGTCGTTCGGTTGGCCGGCAAGCTTCCGGTCGCCCTGAGCAGTGCGGCTGCGTGCCCTGTTCTTGCAAAGTTCGAGTTGACGAATCCGCGAGTCAGGACATCCGACGGCGAGGTCCTCTGCCAGGATGCGATTGGAATTGCGTGGCAGCGTGTCGTCGATGACGCGCGACCAGCCCTACATGACCGGTTCCTCATCAAGAATTTCGGGCGACGACGAGCGGAATTTCTGCTCTCATTCTCCTTTCGGGCTGCTTTCGAGGATGTCTATGACGTGCGCGATGCGTTGTCGCGGACATTGGGAGTTCTACACCCACCTACGTGGCGGAACGGCGTGCTGGGTTTTTTGTATGAAGGCAAAGATGGGTTCTACCGAAGCCTGGGCATCCAGTTTTCGCCATCCGTGGAAGTGACAGGCGCCCAGACCGCGCACATTCCGATCATGCTTGAGCCGAAGGAAAGTACGGACTTGCGTGTGTCACTCCTCTTGGCGGAGTCTCGAGATCCACATGATGCGCAAGCGAGCGTGCGGCGGCCATCGCTTCCGGAAAAGCCGGACTCCGAGGTTCCCCAGGCCTCGGCGGTCTGGTCCAGCACGCTCCCACGGATCATCAGCGACAATCTGGTGTTGAACAAAGTCATCGCGCGCTCATTCGTCAATCTTGGACTGCTGCGGAGCCAGATCGACCACCTCACGTTCTTTGCCGCCGGCACGCCCTGGTTCGCGACCTTGTTCGGAAGGGATAGTCTCATCGCTGCGTTGCAGACGCTCGCCTACGATCCGAGCGTGGCCGAGCAGACGTTGCGTCTGCTGGCGAAGTATCAGGGCCGGCAGGAAAATTCATGGCGAGACGAAGAGCCGGGCAAGATCCTCCACGAACTACGCATGGGAGAGATGGCCCGTCTCGGCCTCATTCCACAGACCCCTTACTACGGATCGATCGATGCGACGCCGCTGTTTCTCATTCTGATTGGGCGCCATGCCGCCTGGACCGGCAGCCTAGACCTGTTTCACGAGTTGCAAGACTCCGTTGACCGGGCGCTCGTATGGCTTGAGACCACCGCGCATCGATACGGTCACGGCTATCTCGCATACATGTGCCGGTCGGAACAGTCGTCAGCTAATCAGGGATGGAAACCGCTGGATAATCAGGGATGGAAGGATTCCGGCGAGGCCATCGTTAATACGGACGACAGCCTCGCCGCTCCGCCCATCGCGCTTGTTGAGGTGCAAGGCTATGTCTACCGGGCCAAGCTTGCGGTTGCGCAATTATACGAGCGTGCCCGCGACGTGACACGCGCTGCCCGGCTTCGACGAGAAGCCTCTGATCTCCGTGCTCGGTTCAACAGGGACTTTTGGATAGCGGAGCGCGGATTTTACGCCATGGCTTTGCAAGGAGACGGGCGGCCCGCAGCCGTGATCTCATCGAACCCGGGACAAGCCCTCTGGAGCGGGATCGTGGAGGAGAACAAGGCAAAGCGCACGGTGGATCGGCTCATGTCCGACGAAATGTTCAGCGGCTGGGGGATCCGTACACTCTCGGAGAGGGAGCAGGCCTACAACCCGCTGGGCTATCACATCGGCAGCGTGTGGCCGCACGACAATTCTTTGATCGCGATGGGATTCAGGCGTTACGGCTACGATCAGGCAGCCTGCCGGGTGTTCGACGGGCTATTGGAAGCAGCCATGCATTTCAAATCCTATCGGCTACCCGAGCTGTTCGCAGGGTTCAGCCGCAGCGAGTACGAGGTGCCGGTCCCGTATGCCGCCGCCAATCCGCCGCAGGCCTGGGCGGCAGGAGCCGTCCCCTACCTCCTTGAGGCGGTCTTGGGATTGGTTCCCGAAGCGTTCGATCGTCGGCTCCGAATCGTTCGTCCGACGTTACCCAACCCCGTTGATGAACTGCACATTCAAGGGATGGAGGTGGGGCCGGCGCAGGTAGACCTTCGATACGAACGGACCCGGGATGGCACAGTGCACGTCCATGTGCTTAAGGTCGACGGTGCGCTGGATGTGGTCGTGGAGCAAGGCTGA
- a CDS encoding PCP reductase family protein, whose amino-acid sequence MLTCGCGRWMHAEGIEERAGETGASQWFIRSECKGCGLKIGIDVPEGQTQGLVDRLMWTDEALHRLDRMPPYIATLVEKDVEQDVRQRGSSVVTYDALLRPTIGERIEWDLETERRLERVPAPVRAMARIELERTAADRGMSQITVSLMEEVKAKYFGMGSSK is encoded by the coding sequence ATGCTGACCTGCGGCTGTGGTCGATGGATGCATGCGGAAGGGATTGAAGAACGTGCCGGCGAAACCGGTGCGTCTCAATGGTTCATCCGGTCGGAATGCAAGGGCTGTGGCCTGAAAATCGGCATCGACGTGCCGGAGGGACAGACGCAGGGACTTGTCGATCGATTGATGTGGACTGATGAGGCATTGCACCGGCTGGATCGCATGCCGCCCTATATCGCAACGCTTGTTGAGAAAGATGTGGAGCAAGATGTTCGTCAGCGCGGTTCATCGGTGGTCACATACGATGCGTTGTTGCGTCCAACAATCGGAGAGCGAATTGAATGGGACCTTGAGACGGAGCGGCGGTTGGAACGAGTGCCGGCTCCGGTTCGCGCCATGGCTCGGATCGAACTTGAGCGAACCGCGGCGGATCGAGGAATGTCGCAGATTACCGTGTCTCTGATGGAAGAAGTGAAGGCGAAGTATTTTGGGATGGGTTCTTCCAAATAG
- a CDS encoding 50S ribosomal protein L11 methyltransferase — MSLVVDEHRHYLQDHIRLAAFRQAIRELVVPGSVVVDLGCGTGILGLLACEAGAKRVYSIEETSLIELAREICHANGLTDRIRFIKELSTHVDLPEPADVILADQIGHFGFEAGLFDYFSDARRRFLKPNGAMIPGRITFCLAPVEHEALWQQVEFWNQSHMGFDVSPACSIAANTGYPVKLMPEQLLGQSVEPLSIDPSVGGSQPLQFQCRLSISKPGTLHGLGCWFVAHLSPSVTITNSPLSEHRIDRRNVFFPIDRPIPVQTGDSMTVTMHILPVQSAVTWTIEIHKNKASAPEPMRFTHSTLKGMLISREDLQRTHPAFVPTLSPRGAARLTVLTLCDGQRPLAQIEQEVLRRHPNLFASLPSAATFVAEVVTRYST; from the coding sequence TTGTCACTTGTTGTCGATGAGCATCGCCATTATCTTCAGGACCATATACGCCTCGCAGCATTTCGTCAGGCGATTCGAGAATTGGTTGTACCGGGATCGGTTGTCGTTGATCTTGGATGTGGAACCGGAATTCTGGGCCTCTTAGCCTGCGAAGCTGGGGCCAAGCGTGTCTATTCGATCGAGGAGACCAGCCTCATCGAATTGGCTCGTGAGATCTGTCACGCCAACGGATTGACAGACCGGATTCGTTTCATTAAAGAGCTTTCGACCCATGTCGATTTGCCTGAGCCGGCCGACGTGATCCTCGCCGACCAAATTGGGCATTTTGGATTTGAAGCCGGCCTCTTTGACTATTTCAGTGACGCCCGCCGTCGGTTTCTCAAGCCGAACGGCGCAATGATTCCCGGGCGCATCACGTTCTGTCTCGCTCCCGTAGAACATGAAGCCCTGTGGCAGCAAGTCGAATTCTGGAACCAGTCTCACATGGGATTTGATGTCAGCCCGGCTTGTTCCATCGCCGCCAACACGGGCTATCCGGTCAAATTGATGCCTGAACAGCTCTTGGGGCAATCGGTGGAACCGCTCTCAATAGACCCCAGTGTCGGTGGTTCCCAACCACTTCAGTTCCAATGCAGGCTCTCGATCAGCAAACCCGGGACCCTGCACGGCCTGGGCTGTTGGTTCGTGGCTCACCTGTCTCCCTCTGTCACCATAACCAATTCACCACTGAGCGAACACCGCATCGATCGGCGCAACGTCTTCTTTCCGATCGACCGGCCGATTCCTGTCCAAACTGGAGATTCAATGACCGTTACCATGCACATTCTTCCCGTTCAAAGTGCGGTCACGTGGACGATTGAAATCCATAAGAATAAAGCATCGGCACCAGAACCTATGCGCTTTACTCATAGTACGCTCAAAGGCATGCTCATCTCACGGGAAGACTTGCAGCGTACTCACCCAGCCTTCGTCCCGACCCTCAGTCCACGGGGCGCCGCACGTCTCACTGTGCTGACGCTCTGCGACGGACAGCGACCATTAGCGCAGATCGAGCAGGAAGTGCTCCGTCGCCACCCTAACCTGTTCGCTTCGCTACCCAGCGCAGCCACGTTTGTTGCCGAAGTGGTCACCAGGTACTCCACATGA
- a CDS encoding cytochrome ubiquinol oxidase subunit I: MGQGFRLKRFSISGAICIAMVAIVIGCVWNGPEPSFAESSTDVYFGTEGTPQGPAAPAPHETAYPRIGSLDSRLLVWFVTQQHTYFGGFVLALPLFCALLEFLGLTTKKPALALRYDGLARDLAKVAVLALSVTALIGSTMLTMFITLYPSFMTYMGGTFKGFMPAYAAVFLGETLLLIVYYYGWNRMTDRGMKWIHAAIGILTNIVGTALLTLVNSWSAFMMSPAGVDAQGRFLGNTWHLLHSALWNPLNVHRFLADIMSGGAVVLAYACYRFFTSKTDEERAYFDWVGYVFLFVTVCALMPMPIAGYWLMKSVFMFRQTMGVTMMGGLLTWLFVVQALLIGVLFLGINYYLWQSMARIKGGERYQPYYQLLLSLLMLALFIWLTPHTLLMSASEMKAMGGAQHPVVGNYGVMSAKNGAVNIMILVTALSFLYYRRANRTMTISWVRTGNALIAILYVVGALNIIWLSVYGFYLPAKVRVGLSGPQALTTLTVVLVGVVINRLMLKGAVVHGPIQWGKIPLRGMVGLFGLAASFSWVMGLMGYIRSSGRLSWHVSEVMADVSPWAFTPDLQFATKMVTLNMVVFWAAVLALFWMCERGQQPVMGEEFHDKRTPLLTPIPSQET; this comes from the coding sequence ATGGGGCAAGGATTCCGGTTGAAACGCTTCTCGATCAGTGGTGCGATCTGTATCGCGATGGTCGCGATTGTCATTGGATGCGTGTGGAACGGGCCCGAACCGTCATTTGCGGAATCTTCGACGGATGTGTATTTCGGCACTGAGGGGACTCCACAAGGACCGGCGGCTCCTGCGCCGCATGAGACGGCTTATCCGCGAATCGGCTCCTTGGACAGTCGGTTGCTGGTGTGGTTCGTGACACAGCAACATACCTACTTCGGTGGTTTCGTGCTCGCTCTTCCTTTATTTTGCGCGCTGCTCGAGTTCCTGGGTTTGACAACGAAGAAGCCGGCCTTGGCCCTTCGCTACGACGGTCTGGCGAGAGATCTGGCGAAGGTGGCGGTTTTGGCACTGTCGGTGACGGCGCTCATCGGCAGTACGATGTTGACGATGTTCATCACGCTGTACCCCAGTTTCATGACCTATATGGGCGGGACGTTCAAGGGCTTCATGCCGGCCTACGCTGCCGTGTTCCTCGGGGAGACGCTGCTGCTGATCGTCTATTACTACGGGTGGAATCGGATGACGGATCGCGGCATGAAATGGATCCACGCGGCGATCGGCATCCTGACGAATATTGTGGGGACAGCGTTGCTGACGCTGGTAAACTCTTGGTCTGCCTTCATGATGTCGCCGGCAGGGGTGGATGCGCAGGGGCGGTTCTTGGGGAATACCTGGCACCTGCTCCATTCTGCCCTCTGGAACCCGCTCAATGTTCATCGCTTCCTCGCGGACATCATGTCCGGTGGCGCGGTCGTGCTGGCCTATGCCTGTTATCGGTTTTTTACGAGCAAGACCGACGAGGAGCGAGCCTATTTCGATTGGGTCGGATACGTCTTCTTGTTTGTCACGGTCTGCGCGCTCATGCCCATGCCCATTGCCGGCTACTGGTTGATGAAGTCGGTGTTCATGTTTCGCCAGACGATGGGTGTGACGATGATGGGTGGGTTGCTCACATGGCTGTTTGTGGTCCAGGCACTCTTGATCGGTGTCTTATTCCTGGGGATCAACTACTACCTCTGGCAGAGTATGGCTCGAATCAAAGGGGGCGAACGCTATCAGCCTTACTATCAGCTCTTGTTGAGCCTGTTGATGCTGGCGCTCTTTATTTGGCTGACACCGCACACCCTGTTGATGTCTGCGAGTGAAATGAAGGCGATGGGAGGCGCTCAGCATCCCGTGGTCGGCAACTACGGAGTCATGTCGGCCAAAAATGGTGCCGTTAACATTATGATTCTCGTCACTGCGCTCAGCTTTTTGTACTATCGCCGAGCGAATCGAACCATGACCATCTCATGGGTCAGGACTGGAAACGCCCTCATTGCGATACTATACGTGGTGGGTGCGTTGAACATCATCTGGCTGTCTGTCTATGGCTTCTATTTACCGGCAAAGGTTCGGGTCGGTCTTTCAGGTCCCCAAGCGCTCACCACGTTGACCGTGGTCCTTGTTGGAGTGGTGATCAATCGCCTCATGCTTAAAGGAGCGGTGGTGCATGGCCCCATTCAGTGGGGGAAAATCCCGCTGCGCGGCATGGTGGGCTTGTTCGGGTTAGCGGCATCCTTTAGTTGGGTTATGGGGTTGATGGGGTACATTCGCTCATCGGGACGCCTGTCTTGGCATGTCAGTGAAGTGATGGCCGATGTTTCACCATGGGCCTTCACCCCGGACCTTCAATTCGCTACGAAAATGGTCACGCTGAATATGGTGGTGTTTTGGGCGGCGGTCCTCGCACTGTTTTGGATGTGCGAGAGAGGACAGCAGCCGGTGATGGGTGAGGAATTCCACGACAAACGAACTCCCCTCCTCACGCCGATCCCATCGCAAGAAACATAG
- a CDS encoding septal ring lytic transglycosylase RlpA family protein codes for MITTTFSALKTSYRVVKKTVKGTIWVVSGTYELTKETTKLVYHIGEFTFEVVRAPLDYPLIRDDIQTIDGLPVKEAIRLGRVKAAPYTVKGQQYVPMTIVNAQTYEETGWASWYGEETRRQPGGHMTANGELFNPNALTAAHKYLPLPIHVQVTNLENGKSVIVRVNDRGPFPSRHNPDSGKRIIDLSRRAAEQLGFVEQGVAKVHVETIQLEEA; via the coding sequence GTGATTACGACGACTTTCTCGGCTCTCAAGACTAGCTATCGTGTCGTCAAAAAGACGGTTAAAGGCACGATCTGGGTGGTGAGCGGTACCTATGAATTGACGAAAGAGACCACCAAACTTGTCTATCATATCGGGGAGTTTACCTTTGAGGTTGTGCGTGCTCCATTGGACTATCCATTGATACGAGACGACATCCAGACCATCGATGGGCTGCCGGTCAAGGAGGCGATCAGGCTTGGGCGGGTGAAGGCTGCTCCGTACACCGTCAAGGGTCAGCAGTATGTGCCGATGACCATCGTCAACGCACAGACCTACGAAGAGACGGGCTGGGCCTCATGGTATGGGGAGGAAACAAGGCGCCAGCCAGGAGGGCACATGACGGCCAACGGTGAGCTGTTCAACCCCAACGCTTTGACGGCGGCTCATAAGTATTTGCCGCTTCCGATTCACGTGCAGGTGACGAATCTCGAAAATGGAAAGTCGGTCATCGTCAGAGTGAATGACCGCGGCCCCTTCCCCAGTCGGCACAACCCTGATTCTGGGAAGCGGATCATCGACCTCAGCCGGAGAGCAGCCGAACAACTTGGATTTGTCGAACAGGGAGTTGCCAAGGTCCATGTTGAAACTATCCAGCTGGAAGAAGCTTGA
- a CDS encoding DUF420 domain-containing protein, giving the protein MDWLREPGFFGTHATTGADLSQLMATLFTSLFILGWFQARKRNADAHHWLMFGGMISMLSFFIAYYLFRQLGVLAVEGKEGFGGSQSLYDYVFIPVLTLHIILVIIGLIMAVYMIVLGFRSQQFLSGARSLREARLLTTWKKIGLIFSGIAVVVLGLFFSRVATAGFSMRKLEVYLAFLMVVAFVFAIEMTIQRIWPNGARRHRALGRFTMVIYCVLFVTGSFTYTMLYILYPGKIG; this is encoded by the coding sequence ATGGATTGGTTACGAGAGCCAGGGTTCTTTGGGACTCATGCCACGACCGGAGCGGACTTAAGCCAGTTGATGGCCACACTCTTTACCAGCCTCTTCATCCTGGGATGGTTCCAAGCCCGCAAGCGAAACGCCGATGCGCATCATTGGTTGATGTTTGGGGGAATGATTTCGATGCTCAGCTTCTTCATCGCGTACTATCTCTTCCGACAGCTCGGCGTACTGGCCGTCGAGGGAAAAGAAGGATTTGGCGGTTCCCAATCGCTCTATGATTACGTGTTTATTCCGGTGCTCACGCTCCACATCATTCTGGTCATCATCGGCCTGATCATGGCGGTGTACATGATTGTATTGGGCTTTCGCTCCCAACAGTTTCTTTCCGGAGCGCGGTCTCTCCGGGAAGCACGGCTGCTCACGACCTGGAAGAAGATCGGGCTCATCTTCAGCGGAATTGCCGTAGTGGTGCTCGGGTTATTTTTCTCGCGTGTGGCGACCGCCGGTTTTTCAATGCGCAAGTTGGAAGTGTACCTGGCATTTCTCATGGTGGTCGCATTTGTGTTCGCGATTGAAATGACCATTCAACGGATTTGGCCCAATGGCGCCCGGCGGCATCGCGCGCTCGGTCGGTTCACGATGGTCATTTACTGTGTCTTGTTTGTCACGGGGAGTTTTACCTACACCATGCTCTATATTCTTTATCCAGGGAAGATTGGGTAG
- a CDS encoding lasso RiPP family leader peptide-containing protein — MEQEASVDQKTPSPKKLYSPPTLVEYGDVAKLTQGSPSGMFPDGMPGMFMGMGMCL, encoded by the coding sequence ATGGAACAAGAAGCCAGCGTCGATCAGAAAACTCCCTCTCCTAAAAAACTCTACAGCCCTCCAACCCTTGTAGAATATGGCGACGTTGCTAAATTGACTCAAGGCAGCCCGAGCGGAATGTTTCCGGATGGCATGCCGGGAATGTTCATGGGGATGGGGATGTGCCTTTAG
- a CDS encoding methyltransferase → MSRELSLAEVFQLGYYWETKILLTAVKLDLFSTIDDKPRTAKDVASRLQADEPTLCLLLNALVAMKLLSKEGDLYGNSSTALKHLVRHSDQYVGHLLLLHDAEWNNWGQLEDTIRTGRRAVDRHVFETDPELGSNVLAVLNRIGQQSGPDLAKRLNLVGNERLLDLGGGAGTNAIAFCQVYSELRATVFDLPVTLKVTEKTVKEAGLESRITLHPGDFNRDQFGGPYDVVLMSDILHYQTFQMNQDLVKKAFASLAPEGRLIIKDRFLDQTGTGPAWTTAFAVHILVNTQSGGCYRISDAVQWLTKAGFGSVVELEKTAVVQGVKT, encoded by the coding sequence GTGTCAAGAGAACTCTCACTCGCGGAAGTGTTCCAGCTTGGCTACTATTGGGAGACCAAAATCCTTTTGACGGCCGTGAAGCTGGACCTGTTTTCCACCATAGACGACAAACCGAGAACAGCCAAGGATGTCGCGAGTCGACTTCAGGCTGATGAACCGACCCTCTGTCTCTTGTTGAACGCCCTCGTTGCGATGAAGTTATTGTCAAAGGAGGGCGACTTGTATGGCAACTCTTCGACGGCACTGAAGCACCTCGTCCGGCATTCGGACCAGTACGTCGGTCATCTGCTCCTCTTGCACGATGCGGAGTGGAATAATTGGGGGCAATTGGAAGATACGATTCGAACGGGGCGACGGGCAGTCGATCGGCACGTCTTCGAGACCGATCCGGAATTGGGAAGCAACGTGTTGGCCGTGCTCAATCGCATTGGACAGCAAAGCGGACCCGATCTTGCTAAACGGCTGAATCTCGTGGGGAACGAACGGCTGTTGGATCTGGGCGGTGGCGCAGGAACCAACGCCATCGCCTTTTGTCAGGTGTACTCTGAATTGCGTGCAACTGTTTTTGATCTGCCGGTTACATTGAAGGTAACGGAAAAAACAGTCAAGGAAGCAGGCTTAGAATCACGAATCACGCTGCATCCTGGTGATTTCAATAGAGATCAATTCGGGGGACCGTACGATGTGGTCCTGATGTCGGATATTCTTCACTATCAAACGTTCCAGATGAATCAGGATCTGGTCAAGAAGGCCTTCGCATCACTGGCGCCAGAGGGGCGGTTGATCATTAAGGATCGATTTCTGGACCAAACCGGCACCGGTCCGGCTTGGACGACGGCATTTGCAGTCCATATACTCGTGAACACGCAGAGCGGCGGTTGCTACAGAATAAGCGATGCGGTTCAATGGCTGACCAAGGCGGGATTTGGCTCTGTCGTGGAATTAGAAAAGACGGCCGTGGTCCAAGGTGTAAAGACGTAA
- a CDS encoding DUF3047 domain-containing protein — MWQPSAFAQGQPLVLEDFQTKEEDGFPSQWDHENQRSQSKGREAYKVRSEYGTNFLSAKDAGQRIKKKKIDWDPKAYPILTWRWRLIKATTGTEPLAAVYASLDTDLLFIPVFTKYVWSESKPEGTLTEGGMFSGSEIVVQTGTKEIGQWFEERVNVYEDFKRIHKHEPAEKAWGISIIATPGVEIDFGPLIAVPAK; from the coding sequence ATGTGGCAGCCATCCGCATTTGCCCAAGGGCAACCATTAGTCCTGGAAGATTTTCAGACGAAGGAAGAAGATGGGTTTCCTTCGCAGTGGGATCACGAAAACCAGCGAAGTCAATCGAAAGGCCGTGAAGCCTACAAGGTACGGTCGGAGTACGGCACGAATTTTCTGTCGGCGAAAGATGCCGGTCAGCGCATCAAGAAGAAAAAAATCGACTGGGATCCCAAGGCCTATCCAATTTTGACCTGGCGCTGGCGTCTCATCAAAGCAACGACCGGAACTGAACCGCTGGCCGCGGTCTATGCTTCTCTCGATACCGATCTCCTCTTTATCCCGGTCTTCACGAAATATGTGTGGAGCGAGTCGAAACCGGAAGGCACCTTAACGGAAGGCGGCATGTTTAGCGGCTCCGAGATTGTCGTCCAAACTGGAACGAAGGAGATCGGGCAATGGTTTGAGGAGCGCGTGAATGTGTACGAGGACTTCAAGCGGATTCACAAGCATGAGCCGGCGGAGAAGGCTTGGGGCATATCCATTATCGCGACACCTGGTGTTGAAATCGATTTTGGTCCGCTGATTGCCGTTCCGGCCAAGTAG